DNA from Sulfitobacter albidus:
CCAGAACCCAAGCTCAAGATTGCTCATCGCTCAGACCTCATGCTCGGACGGCAGGATCGCGCGATCCTGCGCGGCCTCGATGACGCGCGCGGCCGCGCAATAAACCGCGACGATGCAGGCGATGACGCCCGCGACAAAGGCCGCCGCGTATCCCCACCAAACCGGGAATTGCAGGAAAAGTGTGGTCTGCCCGTTGCCATAGACCCGCTCCAACCCGCCGTAGAGGCGCCAGATCAGAAGGATGATGACCGCCGCCAGCACGATCTCCCAAAAGGCCGCGATCACGCGGGTGGCGCGGTCGGGCAGCTGCATCGTGAACACATCGACCGTCGCATGCGCCCCGTAGAATTGGCAGATCGGCAGGAAGGCAAAGATGGCAAAGGCGACCCCGGCCTCCAGCACTTCGTAATTGCCGGTGATCTCTCCGATCCCGGTCGAGCGGCCAAGGATCGATAGGGTCGTCATCGCCACAAGCACGATCAGAACCGCCCCGCCGACAAGCGCGCTGGCGTGCGCGAGAAAACGAATGAAACGGTGCATGGCGTGGCCTCTGAAAGGTCCCGCGCCGGACATGCGACGCGGGACTGTGGGCTTAGTTCTCGTAGGCGTCCATCAGCGATTTCGCCTCGTCGATCAAGGCCTGACCGTCGATACCCTTGCTTTCCATATCCGCG
Protein-coding regions in this window:
- a CDS encoding TRAP transporter small permease, with amino-acid sequence MHRFIRFLAHASALVGGAVLIVLVAMTTLSILGRSTGIGEITGNYEVLEAGVAFAIFAFLPICQFYGAHATVDVFTMQLPDRATRVIAAFWEIVLAAVIILLIWRLYGGLERVYGNGQTTLFLQFPVWWGYAAAFVAGVIACIVAVYCAAARVIEAAQDRAILPSEHEV